AAAAATAGACAGTGGTGTAAATTGGATGGCTTTTGAAGCTTCTTATAATAAAGCTACCGAGCTATTTACAGCTTACCATTAAATAGGGTTTCTCTTATACTTGAGTTTTGATTATTAAGTTTATTTAGATTTATTACAAATAAACTTTGATAAGTTCATAATACATTATAGATTTGCACCCCGTTAATAAAAAGTTAACGCTTGGTTTAAATAAATTTGTCTATAATGAAATACACTTATTTAGTTTTATTGGTAACAGTTTTTGGTATTGTTAATGCACAAACAAAAACCGATTCTATAACCTTAGTGCCGCAAACACAAATGAATGCCGCTCAAAGGCTACTTTCTGGTAACTATGCTTCTGCAGTTACCGTTGGCGCTTATGCCGAAATGCTATATAACCAACCAGAAGGTGATAATGGGGAATTAGATGTACAACGAATGGTGCTGCTTTTTGGATACCGTTTTAATGATAAAACCCAATTTGTTACAGAAGTGGAATTAGAGCATGTAAATGAAGTATTTGTAGAGCAGGCCTTTGTCAATTACGCAGTTGGAAGTAATGTTAGTCTACGAGGTGGATTAATGTTGGTGCCTATGGGAATTGTAAATGAGTTTCATGAACCTACAACGTTTAACGGAACTGAAAGACCGGGTATGGATAATGCTATTGTACCTACAACGTGGAGAGAAATTGGTGTAGGAGTTGCTGGTAGGTTTAACAATCTTAATTTAGGTTATCAGGCCTATGTTTTTAATGGATTTAAGTCTACCGAAGCTAACGGTACTGGCGGTCTATCTGGCTTTTTAGGAGGATCTAGTGGTTTGCGTGGTGGTCGCCAAAAAGCAATACAATCAACAATAGACAGTCCTACGTTATCTACGAAGTTAGATTATTATGGTGTTCCAGGCCTGCGTTTGGGTCTTTCTACTTATTTTGGTAAAACTCAAGCTGCAGATGATATTGAAACTATTGATGGGGCCAATATTGGTATTGCAATGGTTGGTTTAGATGCTCGTTATGCTTATCAAAGATTTACAGCACGAGGACAGTTTATAAATGCATCTTTATCAGATACCGAAGAATATAATACAGCTACTGGTAGAGATTTAGGTAGTGCATTGAGAGGGTTTTATGTTGAAGGAGCTTATAACTTACTCCCTGTTGATAAAGAACAAAAATTATTCATCTTTACAAGATATGAGCAATACGATACGCATGCGAATACAGATGGTAATTTGGTTAGAAATGATGCCTACAATAGAACCGATGTTACAAGCGGATTAACCTATCACCTTGCACCAGGAGTTGTATTAAAAGGAGATTATCAATTTAGAAGTAATGCCTTGAACGGTGATGATGTAAAGGATAGACTTAATTTTGGAATAGGAGTTTGGTTTTAATAGTACACTAAAAGTTGTGTTTTATGAAGTTCACATTTAAAAAAGTTTCACTTGGTTTTATTATTATTTTCCTTTTGATGGGATTTGGTCTACCAAAAAATATTCAAAAGAAAGTAGATAAAGAGATAGCAGCTTATTTCGATATTGATACGTTTACTATGGAAGCTGTTTCTGTTCTAAAAAACAATAAATTAGATTTGCCAAGTAAGTTTGATGGAGAAAATTTACTACGTGTTTTTGACGGGAAAAGCCCGGTAGGTTATGTTTATGTGGAACAAGCACCCAGTAAAACGGCCAACTTCGATTATATGATTTTGTTAGATAATAATTTTAAAATCTTACATTCTAAAGTTTTAATTTATCGCGAGGAATATGGAGGCGAAATAGGAAGTAAGCGATGGCTAAAGCAATTTAATGGTAAAATGCCAGGCGATCGCGTAGACCACGAAAGTAACATAGATGGTATTGCCGGGGCTACTATTTCTGTGCGATCTATGACCAATGCAATTGATGACCTTTTACAAAGTTTATCTATTTTAAAGAAGCATAAAGTATTATAAATGGAGTTTAACGGTCTTTTATCCAAACTGCCGAAACCTATAAGAGTTTTTATAGGAGCATTTGTTATTATACTTTCTATTGGATATTATACCGGATTGCTTTTTGTTTCTGAAACTAGTACTGCCTCTGCCACTGGAATTGAAGAAAATTATTTAGGAAATGAATCAGATGAAAATGCTGATGTTATGAAATTCAAGAAAAGTGAAAGACAAATGCTAACTATTATACATACGCATATTTTGTCTATGTCTTTTATCTTTTTCTTACTAGGAATATTGGTTTGGCTTGCTAAATTACCAATGAAGCTTAAGTTGTTTTTAACCGTAGAACCATTTATATCAGTAGTGCTAACATTTGGGGGTATTTACCTTCTTTGGTCAGGATTTTTATGGTTTAAATATGTTGTCATACTCTCTGGAATTTTAATGACGCTGACCTTTACGATATCTGCATTAATTGTGCTTTATCAATTAACATTCAACAAACAATATCCTAACAACTTTAACCAATAATAATCACTATATTTGCACGCAATTAAATCCTTAATTGCTATGCAAGCTCACCAAAACAAAATTCTAGGAGAAGGTCTAACATACGACGACGTATTATTAGTACCCGCATTTTCTGAAGTACTTCCAAGAGAAGTAAATATCCAGACTAAATTCACAAGAAATATCACAATAAATGTACCGATAATATCTGCTGCGATGGATACGGTTACCGAGTCTAGAATGGCTATAGCTATGGCTCAAGAAGGTGGAATTGGCGTTTTGCATAAGAATATGACCATAGAGCAGCAGGCCATGAAGGTGAGAAAGGTAAAACGAGCAGAAAGTGGTATGATCTTAGATCCTGTTACTTTGCCACTTGATTCCAAAGTGAAAGATGCCAAAGCTAGCATGAAGGAATACGGTATTGGAGGTATCCCGATAGTAGATGCCGATGGGAAACTTTTAGGTATTGTAACCAATAGGGATTTACGTTTCGAGAAAAATAACGAAAGGCCAATAGCTGAGGTAATGACATCAGAGAATCTGGTAACAGCTGCAGAAGGTACTTCACTTTCAGAGGCGGAAGATATATTGCAAGAACACAAAATTGAAAAATTACCTGTTGTAGATAAAAACTATAAGTTGGTTGGTTTGATTACATTTCGTGATATTACAAAACTTACCCAAAAACCTAGTGCAAATAAGGATCAATATGGTCGTTTGCGTGTGGCGGCTGCGTTAGGTGTTACGGGTGATGCGGTTGATAGGGCAGAAGCATTGGTTAATGCCGGTGTAGATGCTGTAGTTATTGATACAGCTCATGGCCATACAAAAGGCGTGGTTGCGGTATTACAAGCAGTGAAGAAAAAATTTCCGAATCTAGATGTTATTGTTGGTAACATTGCTACTGGCGAAGCAGCAAAATTTTTGGTAGAAGCTGGTGCAGATGCCGTTAAAGTTGGTATTGGTCCAGGTTCTATTTGTACTACAAGGGTAGTTGCAGGTGTAGGTTTTCCACAATTTTCTGCAGTATTAGAAGTAGCAGCAGCTATAAAAGGCTCAGGTGTTCCGGTAATTGCCGATGGGGGTATTCGTTACACGGGCGATATTCCAAAAGCAATTGCAGCAGGTGCAGACACCGTAATGTTAGGTTCACTTTTAGCGGGTACAAAAGAATCTCCTGGGGAAACCATTATCTATGAAGGACGTAAATTTAAATCGTATAGAGGAATGGGTTCGGTAGAAGCAATGAAACAAGGTAGTAAGGATCGTTACTTTCAGGATGTTGAAGATGATATTAAAAAATTAGTACCAGAAGGTATCGTAGGTCGTGTGCCTTATAAAGGAGAATTGTATGAAAGTATTCACCAATTTGTCGGCGGGCTAAGAGCTGGTATGGGGTATTGTGGCGCTAAGGATATTGCAACTTTACAAGAGACGGGTAGGTTCGTAAAAATTACCGCTAGTGGTATAAATGAAAGTCATCCACATGACGTTACCATTACTAAAGAAAGCCCCAATTATAGTAGGTAATCTGTACTAATATGTAGGTTGACGATTTTTTAGTCTAGGATAATTATTTACGGAATTTGTATTTATTTTTGAAATACATTTGGGTGTTTTGTTGATTTCTCAAATGAAATTCTCGCTTAAATATGAAGACAAATAATTTTGTTGTTTCTCACATTTTTTTACTTTGTTTTATCATTTTTATTCCTTTAAGTTGTACTACTGAAGAAAGTGGTTCAGAGGATAGTTTGCAAATTTCTACTAATAGCATTGTTTTGGATGAAAACGGTCGCGGAACAGTAGAAGTTTCGATAACTGGAAAAGGAGAATATACCATTAATTTTGTCGAAATTCCTGAATGGCTCAGTTTTGCTTATTTTAATAGTGATGCTATAGTGTCTGAAGGGAATAATTTGGAGTTAGAAGTTATTGCTACCTCTAACCTAGTGCCTGGTATATACACAGGAACTGCAATTATTACTGCTGAAGGTGTTGGGTCAGTTTCATTAATTGTAACTTATGAAGTTCTAGCTTCGAACATGAACTTGTCCAAAAATATTCTTGATTTTGGATATTTTGAGAATGAGCTAGAATTTGAAATAACCAATACAAATGGGCCTACTTTTAATTGGGAGATTCAAAATTCTAATTCCTTTATAACTTATGAGCCATCAACAGGAATTTTAAATCAAGGTGCCTCTATAACCGTTAGAGCCATTTTAAATAGAGAAGTGCTTACTTCAGATATTTCTGATTTTAAAATACCCATTAGTAGTAATTTAGATCAGGTTATTGATCAGAATGTAAACATAAATTATTTTAAGGAAGAAAAGTTTTTGATTGATGGGGTAGTTGTAGATGCAGAATATGATCGTGAAAACGATGTGTTAATATTTGTTTCAACTTCCCCAAATAAATTAAACAAGTATAATCCTATAACAAAACAGGTCAGTAGTTTAGATCTTAATATGTCTCCTAATTGCGTTTCTATTGCTCAAGATGGTAATCATGCAGCAGTAGGGCACAACGGCCGTTTTTCTTATGTTAATCTTCAAACCATGCAATTGGAACAAATGTTTGAGGTTACATGTGACGCAAGCGATATTATTTTAGCACCAAATAACTGGGTTTATGTTTTTCAAAAAGACTATCAAGGCACAGAATTTCGTTGCTTTTCTTTGGGAAATGGAATGGAAACCCTAAGCACTGGTTGGGGATACTATAATTCTAAGGCAAAATTACATCCTTCTGGTAATTATCTTTATGTAGCCAATAATGGATTAACTCCTTCAGATTTTGACAAGTATGATATTACTGGTGGCGCTGCTATACATTTATACGATTCGCCATATCATGGAGATTTTGACTTTGCTGGTAACATATGGATTAATGAAAGTGGAAACAGGTTGTTTGCAAAGAGCAGAAATGTTTTTGACGCTACAGATGATCAACTAACAGATATGAAATATGATGGGGTATTGGACGGTGTACAAATGATTGCTACAATGGATGTGCATACTGCCAAGAATAAGCTGTACGCAATTTTAGAGACTGGAGATGGCTGGCCGAAAATACCAGGTAATATTATAAATGTCTATGACGCAGAATTTTTAACGTACCAATCTCAAATTACCTTGCCTGGATTTTTAAAAAACAATGAAGATGAACACCCTGGTGTTTATGATTCTGAAGGTCATTATAGTTTTTTTAATGGTGATGGTACGGAATACTATGTTCTTGTTAAAACTAAGTCTAATTACAATCCTTATGACGGTAGTAATTATTACTTCCCTAACGATTGGGCTATTGTTACCTTGCCAGTTAATTAATAATTTAGTTAAAAGAAGAATATATTTATAACAAAAAAAAGGTCTAAAAAACCTCTTTTTTGTTGCTCTATTTTAATCTAGTGAAGAATCAATCGGTTTATGCAAAAGTTGAACCCTTCTTAAATCATCTGAAGCTTGAAGCACTTTTAATTTTAAGGATGAATTTAAATTCGGATTTTCTTCTAAGTAACTTTGTAAAATTTCATATGCTTCCGGTGAACTGTAATTTCCTATAGTACTACTTAGCCATCTTTTTGGGAAAAAGATATCTCCTGTTTTTTGTATTTCATCTAATAAGTCTAAACTAGCTCTTAGATACTGAATGGATTCTTTTTGAAGTAAAGGGTGATTTAAATTATTCATTGCATTAGCAACCCACGATTCTTTTGCTCGGTTTTCTTCTTGTTTTAAAGACTCGAAAAAATCATTTCTAGTCTGCTGGTCTTTTGATAAAGACGGTAGCAAAAATTTAAGCCTATTTAATTTATCATTATTGCTAATAGTCTGTTCTGCTCTTTTTAAAATATTTTTACTCTCTGGGTGCCCGTATAGTGCCAAATCCATTGCTAATTCGGTATAATTGTCATCGTTAAGTTTTAGGTCCTTAATCACTAATTTTTTGTTCCAAATTTCATATAAGTGTTTTAATGAAACATCTGTATAACCAATTGATGTGTAGGTAGCGTACAATGTCTTTTTGATATTTGCTGGTAACTCTTCTTGTAATTTAGACCATACTTGCTCACTAATTTCTTTCTGATAAAAAAGGCGTTGTTCTGCTGTAAGATATTTCCAAAAAACTGAAGTGGAGTACCTAGAGATGAGATTAATTAATAATTCATTCTTTTCATTAACTAGCCCTTTTGAGTATAGCTTTATTGCTGCAGTGGGAGTAATACTGCCATTTAGCATATTCTCATACACATTAATGTAGGCATAGCCACGAGCCACTTGGTCATTAATTTTTGGTATGATTTCTAGATCTTTTTCTTTGAGTGGAAATACACCATAGCCCTCTGCATTGGAATTATAAAGTATTGAAGTTGGTTTAGATAACCCAATAGCTTCATCTAAAATCAATTCATTGGCAATCATATTTACGGTCAATGTTTTTGTTTCATCAGGATATAGAAACAGCACTTCAAATGTTTGTGGCCATGAGTGGTCAGAAATATCTTCTGCTTTTTGGGATAGTTTAAATGATGCGATTTTGTTATCACCATCATATTCTATGGAATCACTGAAAATGGGTCTGCTAGAATTATTGACCCAAACATCGCTCCACGCAACCATATCTATGGATGATTTTTTGTCCAAAATTGTAATTAGCTCTCCCCATACAGCATTTTTAAAGGCAAATGTTTTTATATATTCCTGTATACCTTTCTGAAATGCCTCTTTACCTAAAACGGTTTCTAGTTGGCGCATCATTATTGGTGCTTTATTGTAAATAATGCTGCCATAAAGGGAACCTGCGTTGTTGAGGTTTTCTAAATCTTGCCGAATAGGGTTAGTGCCCAATGTTCTGTCCTCACTGTAAGCATTAGGGTAGTGGGTAATCATGAAAGCTAATTGATGGTCTATATCTGGAAAAGCAGGATTCATGATCTTATCTGCCATGAAGTTTGCAAACATTTCTTTCATCCAAACATCATTAAACCAATTCATAGTTACTAGATCGCCAAACCACATATGAGAAGTTTCGTGGGCAATTAGTTTTGCACGACTTAATTTATTATTGGCGGTTGCACTCTCATCTAAAAAGAGCGAATTTTCTCTATATTGAATTGCACCGACATGTTCCATACCGCCATATTGAAATCCGGGTATCGATGCAAAATCCATTTTTTGAAAAGGAAAAAGATATGCGGTATATGCTTCTAAAAATGATAGGGATTGTTGATGTAAATTGAAAATAGAATCTAAGCTGTACTTAATTTTAGTAGAATCTGTTTCGCGGTATAGCATGGTCATATCCATAGTAGCCGGTTTTTGGGTCACAGATTCAAATTTGCCTGTTACAAATGAAAATAGATATGTGCTCATTTGGTCAGAAGCACCAAATTCATGCCTAGTGTATTCACCTTGCTGCGTTTGCTTTATTTCCTTGGAACCGCATAAAACTTTCCAGTCGTTTGGCGCTGAAATATTCAAGGTGTAAATTCCTTTTATATTAGGCTGATCAAAACAAGGAAATAATGTTCTTGCACGATCAGGTACTAATAAGGTGTATAAATAATCTTCATTTCTATTTAAAGAAAGTTCGCCGGCATAAAACTCAATGGTAATAGTGTTATTTCCTTTTATTAAGTATTCTTTTGGCAAAATGATGTGTTCATTTTTATGAAGAATAGCAACATCTGTTTCATTAATGGATACCGATTTTATTTTTGATGTTTCTTCTTTAAAGTCTAAGTAAACAGGTTCTTGAAGTTGTTTTAAATCAAAGTCTAAAATTAATTTAGAACTTATAGGATCTTCCTGTTGCTTAGGGATATCAAAACTAAGGTTATAATGAACTTTTGAGATTAGAGAAGCTCTTTGTGTTGCCATTGCTTCTGACACACCAGATTCAACTTGCTTTGCAACTTCATTGTCGTTAGAGCAAGAAATTAAAAGGACAACTAAAAAACTAGCGTAAAATAAGTTCTTCATAAGTTAGAATTATACGTTGTTGTGAAAGTACTTTAATGGAAATTACTTTCCAATTTTTCAACAACGTATAACTCTAATTGAAAATAAAATAATAAATAAGTCATTACATAGGGGTAATGACTTAGGTGAACAGGTGTAAAAGTTATACTTATTTGCCAGCTGCACCAGTATAGGCTTTCCAGTCTTTTTCCTTATATATGTTATCGCCAAAATAACGAGCTATTTCTAAGAATGGCTCCGGTTTTTGATAACCAGGTATTGGTGAAAGCATATTTAGTTCCTCATCTAAAAAAATAGTAGTTGGGTAACTTAAGCGGCCTTGCATTAGGGCAGCCGCAAACTCATGATAACCTTTTCTACCAGATGGAACAAACTTATATGTCTTACCTTTATATTCGACAGGATCTTTACCTTCTCCATCAAATTTCACCATATAATAGTTTTCCGACATATATGCAGCTACCTCAGGGTTTTGAAAAGTATCTTTATCCATTTTCTTGCACCACCCGCACCAATCAGTATATACATCCACAAATACCTTCTTAGGGTTTTTTTCAGTCGCAGCAAGTTGTGCAGCTTCATCCCAAGAAAGCCATTTTACTTCCTGAGCTAATGAGACGCTTGTAATTAGTATAAAAGCAATCGGTAAAAGTATTTTTGAAAAATAATTAGAATGCGATTTCATATATTTTATTTGAGTGTTTAGTCCAATAACAATACCAAAACTAACGCATTTTTACTTTCTTTATTTCACTTTGGCAATTTGTTTAACAGTAAACAAATCTTTTAAGTCTACTTGATTGCGAATTAAATCATCAAAAGTTTCTCTTTCTCGTATGAGAATTGCTTTTCCTTTATGCCATAGAACTTCTGGTGGTCTAAATCTAGAATTGTAATTACTTGCCATGGTAAAACAATATGCTCCGGCATTTTTAAAGCAAAGTATATCGCCTTCAGTAATTTCATTTATACGCTTATTGCTGGCGAATGTATCCGTTTCGCAGATATAGCCTACAACAGAATAATAGCGCTCTCTACCTTCAGGATTAGATATGTTTTTAATACTATGAGTTGCACCATAAAGCATTGGGCGTATTAAATGGTTGAAACCAGAATCTACACTTGCAAATACAGTTGAAGTTGTTTGTTTAACGACATTAACTTTAGCTAGGAAAACCCCTGCCTCACTTACTAAAAACTTACCGGGCTCAAATGCCAAGGTTAAATCTTTACCGTATTCTTTGCAAAATTCGTTAAAACGGGTGCTTAATTTTTTTCCTAATTCTTCTATATTGGTTTCGATATCCCCATCTTTATAAGGAACTTTAAAACCGCTACCAAAATCTATAAAGTCAAGGTTTTTGAAATTACGTGCGGTATCAAATAATATTTCAGAAGCATATAGGAATACATCAATATCTAAAATATCACTACCAGTATGCATATGAATACCATTGATATTCATTTTAGTCAATTCTACTATACGCAGTAAATGAGGAATCTGATGAATACTGATGCCGAATTTAGAATCAATATGTCCTACAGAAATATTAGAATTTCCTCCTGCCATTACATGCGGATTAATTCGTATACAAACGGGTATTTTTGGGTGCTTACTTCCAAATTGCTCTAGAATAGATAGGTTATCAATATTAATACGCACCCCTAATTTAGAAGCAGCTTCAATTTCTTCAAGAGAAACGCCGTTAGGTGTAAATATGATTGATTCCGGTTTAAATCCAGCAAGCAATCCAAGTTGTACTTCTTGGATAGAAACCGTATCTAATCCGCTTCCCAAACTATTCATTAGCCTTAAGATGGTAATATTAGAAAGGGCCTTGGCAGCATAATTTAGTTTCAATTTTTTTACTGAACTAAATGCTTTTGTTAATCTATTGAATTGTGAAATTATTTTTTCAGAGTCATAGACATAAACCGGATCTCCATAGGTTTTTGCTATTTGTAACAAATCCTCATTTTTCATACTATACTATTTTATACAAAGTTACTTTTCTAAATGGATCGTAGCAAAAATAATCACATAAAAACAGTAAAAATAACAAAATGTGATATTTATAACAATCGATGTTATTTTCTTTTGGCGTAATTAAAAGTCCTTCGTAATTTTATGACATGAAAATACCTTTATTTCCATTACAGTCTATTTTTTTTCCTGGTGAAACCGTTCCTCTGCATA
The genomic region above belongs to Maribacter hydrothermalis and contains:
- the lysA gene encoding diaminopimelate decarboxylase — its product is MKNEDLLQIAKTYGDPVYVYDSEKIISQFNRLTKAFSSVKKLKLNYAAKALSNITILRLMNSLGSGLDTVSIQEVQLGLLAGFKPESIIFTPNGVSLEEIEAASKLGVRINIDNLSILEQFGSKHPKIPVCIRINPHVMAGGNSNISVGHIDSKFGISIHQIPHLLRIVELTKMNINGIHMHTGSDILDIDVFLYASEILFDTARNFKNLDFIDFGSGFKVPYKDGDIETNIEELGKKLSTRFNEFCKEYGKDLTLAFEPGKFLVSEAGVFLAKVNVVKQTTSTVFASVDSGFNHLIRPMLYGATHSIKNISNPEGRERYYSVVGYICETDTFASNKRINEITEGDILCFKNAGAYCFTMASNYNSRFRPPEVLWHKGKAILIRERETFDDLIRNQVDLKDLFTVKQIAKVK
- a CDS encoding M1 family metallopeptidase, with the protein product MKNLFYASFLVVLLISCSNDNEVAKQVESGVSEAMATQRASLISKVHYNLSFDIPKQQEDPISSKLILDFDLKQLQEPVYLDFKEETSKIKSVSINETDVAILHKNEHIILPKEYLIKGNNTITIEFYAGELSLNRNEDYLYTLLVPDRARTLFPCFDQPNIKGIYTLNISAPNDWKVLCGSKEIKQTQQGEYTRHEFGASDQMSTYLFSFVTGKFESVTQKPATMDMTMLYRETDSTKIKYSLDSIFNLHQQSLSFLEAYTAYLFPFQKMDFASIPGFQYGGMEHVGAIQYRENSLFLDESATANNKLSRAKLIAHETSHMWFGDLVTMNWFNDVWMKEMFANFMADKIMNPAFPDIDHQLAFMITHYPNAYSEDRTLGTNPIRQDLENLNNAGSLYGSIIYNKAPIMMRQLETVLGKEAFQKGIQEYIKTFAFKNAVWGELITILDKKSSIDMVAWSDVWVNNSSRPIFSDSIEYDGDNKIASFKLSQKAEDISDHSWPQTFEVLFLYPDETKTLTVNMIANELILDEAIGLSKPTSILYNSNAEGYGVFPLKEKDLEIIPKINDQVARGYAYINVYENMLNGSITPTAAIKLYSKGLVNEKNELLINLISRYSTSVFWKYLTAEQRLFYQKEISEQVWSKLQEELPANIKKTLYATYTSIGYTDVSLKHLYEIWNKKLVIKDLKLNDDNYTELAMDLALYGHPESKNILKRAEQTISNNDKLNRLKFLLPSLSKDQQTRNDFFESLKQEENRAKESWVANAMNNLNHPLLQKESIQYLRASLDLLDEIQKTGDIFFPKRWLSSTIGNYSSPEAYEILQSYLEENPNLNSSLKLKVLQASDDLRRVQLLHKPIDSSLD
- the guaB gene encoding IMP dehydrogenase; its protein translation is MQAHQNKILGEGLTYDDVLLVPAFSEVLPREVNIQTKFTRNITINVPIISAAMDTVTESRMAIAMAQEGGIGVLHKNMTIEQQAMKVRKVKRAESGMILDPVTLPLDSKVKDAKASMKEYGIGGIPIVDADGKLLGIVTNRDLRFEKNNERPIAEVMTSENLVTAAEGTSLSEAEDILQEHKIEKLPVVDKNYKLVGLITFRDITKLTQKPSANKDQYGRLRVAAALGVTGDAVDRAEALVNAGVDAVVIDTAHGHTKGVVAVLQAVKKKFPNLDVIVGNIATGEAAKFLVEAGADAVKVGIGPGSICTTRVVAGVGFPQFSAVLEVAAAIKGSGVPVIADGGIRYTGDIPKAIAAGADTVMLGSLLAGTKESPGETIIYEGRKFKSYRGMGSVEAMKQGSKDRYFQDVEDDIKKLVPEGIVGRVPYKGELYESIHQFVGGLRAGMGYCGAKDIATLQETGRFVKITASGINESHPHDVTITKESPNYSR
- a CDS encoding FMN-binding protein, whose product is MKFTFKKVSLGFIIIFLLMGFGLPKNIQKKVDKEIAAYFDIDTFTMEAVSVLKNNKLDLPSKFDGENLLRVFDGKSPVGYVYVEQAPSKTANFDYMILLDNNFKILHSKVLIYREEYGGEIGSKRWLKQFNGKMPGDRVDHESNIDGIAGATISVRSMTNAIDDLLQSLSILKKHKVL
- a CDS encoding thioredoxin family protein gives rise to the protein MKSHSNYFSKILLPIAFILITSVSLAQEVKWLSWDEAAQLAATEKNPKKVFVDVYTDWCGWCKKMDKDTFQNPEVAAYMSENYYMVKFDGEGKDPVEYKGKTYKFVPSGRKGYHEFAAALMQGRLSYPTTIFLDEELNMLSPIPGYQKPEPFLEIARYFGDNIYKEKDWKAYTGAAGK
- a CDS encoding BACON domain-containing protein; its protein translation is MKTNNFVVSHIFLLCFIIFIPLSCTTEESGSEDSLQISTNSIVLDENGRGTVEVSITGKGEYTINFVEIPEWLSFAYFNSDAIVSEGNNLELEVIATSNLVPGIYTGTAIITAEGVGSVSLIVTYEVLASNMNLSKNILDFGYFENELEFEITNTNGPTFNWEIQNSNSFITYEPSTGILNQGASITVRAILNREVLTSDISDFKIPISSNLDQVIDQNVNINYFKEEKFLIDGVVVDAEYDRENDVLIFVSTSPNKLNKYNPITKQVSSLDLNMSPNCVSIAQDGNHAAVGHNGRFSYVNLQTMQLEQMFEVTCDASDIILAPNNWVYVFQKDYQGTEFRCFSLGNGMETLSTGWGYYNSKAKLHPSGNYLYVANNGLTPSDFDKYDITGGAAIHLYDSPYHGDFDFAGNIWINESGNRLFAKSRNVFDATDDQLTDMKYDGVLDGVQMIATMDVHTAKNKLYAILETGDGWPKIPGNIINVYDAEFLTYQSQITLPGFLKNNEDEHPGVYDSEGHYSFFNGDGTEYYVLVKTKSNYNPYDGSNYYFPNDWAIVTLPVN